The genomic region AAGCATCGGGTTACTTTTTGATAGATGAGGGGATAGTCGGCGATTTCTTTACCTATATATACGAAAGCCAGTGCATAAGGCTCGCTGGTGATGGTGCTAAGGGTGTGTTTTTGGAGGCGGTAGCACTCGCGGATGAGGCGTTTTAGTCTGTTGCGATGTACGGCGCGCTTAAAGCTGCGTCTGGGTACGCTTACGAGCATTTGGAAAGGGACTTCCAAGGCGGGAATAGGGGTGAATACGAGGCGTAGGGGATAGCTCTGGACGCTGTCTCCTTCGGTAAATAGCTGCTGAATGTACTTGTGTTTGCAGAGTTTTTCAGCCTTTGGGAATGAGTAGTTTGATGGTTCCAAATTGATAGGTTGCCTTTGTAGGTAGTGATGCAAATAAGGTGCAAAAGTAGTAAAAAAATCGTTTAGGAGAGATAAAAGACTGAAATATTTTTTGGTTTAAAGAGCTGAACTAAGGATAGGTAAAGTGTTAAAGTTTCGTTAAACAAGGGGCTTGAAGGGGTGTTTTTCGGTTATTATTTTGTAACTTTGCGGGAAAGAAGTAAATTGAGTAGCTTATGAAAACACTTGTATTTCAATTTGATAACAACTATATGTTCCGTTTGATGCAAGGAGCAGTGTGGGTTGATGGGCAGCGGTTGACCATCTTTAAAGAGAAGGTGAAGGAAAAACGAGTGGAGCTTCCTGAGGGGGCTAAGGAGCTTGTTTTAACAATAGAAAAGTACAGTTCTATGCCTATTGCTGTTGCAAATTTGCCCGAAAACCAGACGCATTATTTTAAGGTACGCAGCAGGGTGAGCAATGCTTTTTATGTGGTGGCGTATGTGTTGTTCTTTGGTTTCTTATGTTTAGAATTTTGGCATAGTAAACCTGATATTTTACTTTGGCTGGAAGGTTTTATGGTCGTACCTTTTATGATATTAGTGTATGTGCAACTTTTTAAACGCAAGGGGATGATCGTGGTAAAGAGAGTAGAGGTGTAGGTATAAAAAAAGCTACCTTAAAATAGGTAGCTACGTTGTTGGCCTACAAGGACTCGAACCCTGAAAAACAGAACCAGAATCTGCTGTGTTACCATTACACCATAGGCCAGAAAAAGATCTGAAAAAAGCTACTCAGCTGAGTAGCTTTGAAGTTTTATTGGTTGGCTTACAAGGACTCGAACCTTGAATAACAGAACCAAAATCTGCTGTGTTACCATTACACCATAAGCCAATCTCTTCATTTTTGCGGTGCAAAGGTACGACTATTTTCAAATCTCACAAATATTTTTGTAATATTTTTGTAAAAAAGTTTTTTGAGAGTTTTTATCTCACTGAATTTCAATGCAGTATTTTTTGTTGAAAAATTATTTACTTTTTTCTTTGCCAGTTAAAATTATTGCCGTACTTTTACGCTTTCAAATCAACGATTTTTTTAAATGAAAAAACAAAGTATTTTAGTAGTTGTAGTGATTCTTTTTTTAGGACTTACCTATGGGTTTAGCAGCCGAACAAAGCAGAACCCACTGCCACGCCATACGCCAGCTCCTGAGATCGTGTTGCCGCAGCCCGATGGCATGCCGCTTGCGCTCTCTTCCCTCAAAGGGAAGTATGTGCTTATCGACTTTTGGGCAAGCTGGTGCCCGCCCTGCCGCAAGGAGAGCAAGCACTTGAAAAAAGCCTATGAAACCTATAAGAACAAGGGCTTTACCATCTACTCGGTATCGGTGGATAAAGATGCCAGCAAGTGGCTGAAGGCGATCAAAGACGATGGGCTCAGCTGGCACCACGTGCGCGATGTCGATGGCAAGGCATCGGACACCTATGGTATACGCGAGATCCCTGCCCCTATCCTTATTGACCCCCAAGGAGAGGTTATAGCACAAGGCGATGCCCTACTTGGCAAAGCACTTGCAGAAACACTGAAAAAGTATGTACAATAGGGGGTAGAGAACAGAGAGTAGAGGTCAGAGAGCAGAGAGTAAAGTTGACGCTTGATACCTTACATCTGACCCCTGAAAACTAATATGGAATAATTCACGAGCGAAGGGTTTGGGCACTCAAAGCTCAAAGCTCAAAGCTCAAAGCTGATATAAATAATGAGTATTACCAAGAAATTCAATCCTGACTATGTATTTGAAACCAGTTGGGAGGTTTGCAACAAGGTGGGCGGTATCCACACCGTGATTGCTACCAAGGCTTTGAGTATGTCAAAGCAGTTCAGGAGCAAGTACATCACTATTGGTCCTGATATATGGCAACACGCTGAAAATGCGGAATTTGTGGAAAATCCCGACCTCTTTAAGTCGTGGCGTGCTAAGGCTGCCAACGAGGGGCTACGTGTGCGCGTAGGGAATTGGAATATCCCTGGCACACCGATCGCTATATTGGTCGATTTCTCACACTATGTGAGCAACAAAAACGACATCCTGCGCTTCTATTGGGATAACTATAAGCTCGACTCCTACAATAGCTCTTGGGACTACATCGAGTCCGTGCTCTTTGGTTATGCCGCAGGGAAGGTAATTGAGAGTTTTGTGAAGTTCAACACCGCCTCACGCGAGAATGTGATATGCCATTTCCACGAATGGCAGACAGGTAGTGGGTTGCTGTATATTGAGAATCAAATGCCTAAGGTAGGTTCGGTGTTCACCACCCACGCCACCGTAGTGGGTAGGTCTGTAGCAGGCAATGGGTTGCCACTCTACAACAATATGAAGGGCTATGAGCCTGAACAAACCGCTTACCGCTTTGGGGTACAGCACAAGTACTTCCTTGAGAGAGAGGCAACTAAGGTGGCAGACTGCTTCACTACAGTGAGCGAAATCACGGCTGCAGAGGCTGAGCACTTCTTAGGCAGAAAGGTGGATATCATCACCCCTAACGGCTTTGAGGACAGCATAGTGCCCGCTGATAAGGCTTTTGACAAGAAACGCACAGAGGCTAAAAAGCAACTGCATCGCGTAGCGCAGGCTCTCTTGGGCTATACGCTGCCTGAGGACATTAAGATGGTAGCCATCAGTGGGCGTTATGAGTTTCGCAACAAGGGCATTGATGCCTTCATCGATGCCCTCGGTGCACTGAATCGCAATACGAAGAACAAGAAGGAGTTGTTGGCATATATCCTCATCCCAACAGCATACGATGGGGTAAATGAGGACTTATTGCACAACCTCAAAACACCTCAGCAGGCGCGCCCATCAGTGCAGAACCGCTTGACGCACAACCTGCCAAGCCCTGACAACGACCCTATCCTGCGCCGCCTCTCTGAGCAGCAGCTCTTTAACCGCAAAGAAGACAAGGTAAAGGTAGTCTTCTGCCCAAGTTACCTCAATGGGAGTGATGGTGTATTCGGTTTGCCGTACTACGACCTGCTCATCGGGCTCGACGCTACAGCCTTCCCTTCGTACTACGAACCTTGGGGCTATACACCGCTCGAAAGTTTGGCATTCAAGGTGCCTACCATCACCACTAATTTGGCAGGCTTTGGCAAATGGGTAAACGATTATTACCCTGAAAAGCAAAAGGCGATTGAAGTGGTAAAGCGTACTGATAGCAATTATGGCGAGGTAGTAGCCGCTGTTACCAAGAACTTCCAGAATGTGCTTGACGCTAAGGAAACAGAGTTTAACGCACTGCGCGAAGCAGCTGCCAAAGTAGCTCAGATCGCCCTGTGGAAGAACTTAGTGAAGTACTACCTCGAATGCTACAAAAAGACGCTCGAGAACATCGAAGAGCGCGTTGAAGCATTGCCACCAATGGAAGTGGACGGGGTGGCCTATATGGAAAAGACCAAAGTGGTCAATACCCCTAACTGGCGCAGTGTGATTATCCACCGTGCCATACCCGATGCCTTACAACCACTCGAAGAGTTAGCAAAGAATATATGGTGGAGCTGGAACGACGAGGCTTACGAACTCTTTAAGTACATTGATAAAGATCGCTGGATTGAGATGCGCAAAAACCCTATCGCCCTGCTGGATACCATCTCACTCAAACGCTACAAAGAGCTGGAAAGCGACCGCACCTTTATGGCTAACTTAGGCAAGGTGTATGCAGATTTCCAAGCGTATATGGCTAAGAAAGACGAGATGGTAAGCCCATCAGTGTCCTATTTCAGTATGGAATACGGCTTGCACTCCTCCCTGAAGATCTATTCTGGTGGCTTGGGTGTATTAGCAGGCGACTACCTGAAAGAGGCGAGCGATAAGGCTACTAAGATCACCGGTGTGGGATTGCTGTATCGCTATGGCTATTTCACCCAAAAGCTCTCAGCTGCGGGCAACCAAGAGGCTGATTACGAAGCTCAGGACTTCTCAAAGATACCTGTAACCCCCATAACTGACGAAAGTGGTAAATGGCTAATCATATCGTTGCCGCTGCCAGGACGTACGCTCAACGCTCGTGTATGGCGCGTAGACGTTGGTCGCGTTGAACTTTACCTTTTAGATACTGATTTTGAGGATAACCGTGAAGACGACCGCTCCATCACCCACCATCTCTATGGTGGCGATTGGGAGAACCGTCTCAAACAAGAGATGCTACTCGGTATGGGGGGTATCAAGATGTTGCGCAAACTCGGCATCAACAGCGAGGTGTACCACTGCAACGAAGGGCACGCAGCCTTCATCGGGCTGGAACGCCTGAGTGAGTACATCGAGCAAGATCATCTGAGCTTCTCCGAGGCTATGGAAGTGGTGCGCGCCTCATCGCTATTCACCACCCACACCCCTGTGCCTGCTGGGCACGACGCCTTTGAAGAAGGAATGCTGCGCAACTACATCGAGTACTACACCGATAAGCTCCACGTAAATTGGGAACAGATACTCGCCTTGGGTAAAATCAACTTGCAAGACCCTAAAGAGAAGTTCTCAATGAGCAACCTCGCAGCCAACCTCTCACAAGAGGTGAACGGCGTAAGCTGGCTACACGGCGAGGTCAGCAAGGAAATCCTTAAAGACCTATGGCCTGGCTATATGCCCGAAGAACTGCACATCAGCTACGTAACCAACGGCGTGCACCAACCTACCTGGACAGGCGGCTCTTGGAAAGAAGTAGAAGAAGAGGTGTTTGGCAAGGATTTTAAAGAGCACCACTTTGACCCTAAGAGCTTCGAGGGTATCTACAAAGTATCCGACAAGCGCGTGTGGGAGATACGCAACGCGCTAAGGGCTAAGCTCCTGCGCCGCGTAGAACAGAAATTGCGTTTAGAGAAAAACACCCCTTACTTCTCACCACGCCAATTGGTAGAAATCAAAGAGAACCTACGTGAGGACATCCTCACCATAGGCTTCGCCCGTCGCTTTGCCACTTACAAGCGTGCACACTTGCTCTTCACCAATTTGGAGCGTTTAGACCAGATTATTAACAACCCCGAACGCCCCGTGCAGTTCATCTTTGCTGGGAAAGCACACCCCGCAGACAAAGCAGGTCAGGACTTGATAAAGAACATCGTGGAAATATCCAAACTGCCACAGTTCTTAGGCAAAATCCTCTTTGTACCTAACTACGATATGGAACTCGCCCGCCACTTAGTGCAAGGGG from Capnocytophaga haemolytica harbors:
- a CDS encoding TlpA family protein disulfide reductase — encoded protein: MKKQSILVVVVILFLGLTYGFSSRTKQNPLPRHTPAPEIVLPQPDGMPLALSSLKGKYVLIDFWASWCPPCRKESKHLKKAYETYKNKGFTIYSVSVDKDASKWLKAIKDDGLSWHHVRDVDGKASDTYGIREIPAPILIDPQGEVIAQGDALLGKALAETLKKYVQ
- a CDS encoding ribonuclease P protein component; this translates as MEPSNYSFPKAEKLCKHKYIQQLFTEGDSVQSYPLRLVFTPIPALEVPFQMLVSVPRRSFKRAVHRNRLKRLIRECYRLQKHTLSTITSEPYALAFVYIGKEIADYPLIYQKVTRCFEKFQAKLKGETPIEPTEE
- the glgP gene encoding alpha-glucan family phosphorylase, whose translation is MSITKKFNPDYVFETSWEVCNKVGGIHTVIATKALSMSKQFRSKYITIGPDIWQHAENAEFVENPDLFKSWRAKAANEGLRVRVGNWNIPGTPIAILVDFSHYVSNKNDILRFYWDNYKLDSYNSSWDYIESVLFGYAAGKVIESFVKFNTASRENVICHFHEWQTGSGLLYIENQMPKVGSVFTTHATVVGRSVAGNGLPLYNNMKGYEPEQTAYRFGVQHKYFLEREATKVADCFTTVSEITAAEAEHFLGRKVDIITPNGFEDSIVPADKAFDKKRTEAKKQLHRVAQALLGYTLPEDIKMVAISGRYEFRNKGIDAFIDALGALNRNTKNKKELLAYILIPTAYDGVNEDLLHNLKTPQQARPSVQNRLTHNLPSPDNDPILRRLSEQQLFNRKEDKVKVVFCPSYLNGSDGVFGLPYYDLLIGLDATAFPSYYEPWGYTPLESLAFKVPTITTNLAGFGKWVNDYYPEKQKAIEVVKRTDSNYGEVVAAVTKNFQNVLDAKETEFNALREAAAKVAQIALWKNLVKYYLECYKKTLENIEERVEALPPMEVDGVAYMEKTKVVNTPNWRSVIIHRAIPDALQPLEELAKNIWWSWNDEAYELFKYIDKDRWIEMRKNPIALLDTISLKRYKELESDRTFMANLGKVYADFQAYMAKKDEMVSPSVSYFSMEYGLHSSLKIYSGGLGVLAGDYLKEASDKATKITGVGLLYRYGYFTQKLSAAGNQEADYEAQDFSKIPVTPITDESGKWLIISLPLPGRTLNARVWRVDVGRVELYLLDTDFEDNREDDRSITHHLYGGDWENRLKQEMLLGMGGIKMLRKLGINSEVYHCNEGHAAFIGLERLSEYIEQDHLSFSEAMEVVRASSLFTTHTPVPAGHDAFEEGMLRNYIEYYTDKLHVNWEQILALGKINLQDPKEKFSMSNLAANLSQEVNGVSWLHGEVSKEILKDLWPGYMPEELHISYVTNGVHQPTWTGGSWKEVEEEVFGKDFKEHHFDPKSFEGIYKVSDKRVWEIRNALRAKLLRRVEQKLRLEKNTPYFSPRQLVEIKENLREDILTIGFARRFATYKRAHLLFTNLERLDQIINNPERPVQFIFAGKAHPADKAGQDLIKNIVEISKLPQFLGKILFVPNYDMELARHLVQGVDVWMNTPTRPLEASGTSGEKAAMNGVMHFSVLDGWWVEGYREDAGWMLPMERAYENQEYQDEMDAEMIYNIIEDDIAPIFYDQNKEGISSRWCAMIKNTIAKVAVNFTTTRMLTDYENQYYFPMRDRVASLKENNFARAIEISDWKRKVTQEWDNIKVVGISVPNRSEQLISIGKTYRGEVTLDVAGLRAEDVGVELVVAQKKDDKIKVINTEEFKVMSVEGNKATYELEAASEIPGALQLAIRIFPKNALLPHRQDFALVKWL